TACCAGGCCGTCAGCCACACCGAACCGGGAAACCTGGCCGAGCGCATCAAAGATTACGTCGCCAAAGAAGCAGTTGACCTTATTGTCGTCTGTCGGCAGGGTCATTCCGATCTCAGCAAGGAAGAAAAAGTACTTCAGAACCTGGTGACCGAACGATGTTCCCTGTTTTTGGTCAAACCGGGCAGCGGGCAGCCGAAATTGACGAAAATCCTGCTGCCCCTCGATGGTTCGATAGTATCCGAAAACGCGGTCCCCCACGTGATCCGCCTGGCTCAGATCACCAAAGCCGAAGTCCTGCTGCTTTCGGTCAACGGATATCCGGAGATCCCTTCCGACCGCCCCCCAGCCGCCAAGCCGAGCTGGGAGGAGTACGCGCTCATCCTGATGAAAGAGGTGCGCGAGCAAGCCCGGGAATACCTTGGACGGGTTGCGGCGGATTGCCAGAAAGCCGGTGTCACTACCAAGACAACCGTCGTATTCGGCGGTATCGCCGAAAGCATCGTCAGGGTTGCCGAAGAACACAAGGCGGATGCCATTGCCATGGCGACGCACGCCCGCACGGGGATCGACCGGTGGGTCTATGGCAGCGTTGCCGCGGCGGTGAGTTCAGCGACGACGTTGCCGATGCTGCTCGTCCGCGAAACCGAACGCTAATCTATTTATCGGCGGAGAAATTGAGCAGACAAATTAGAGTCGTTCCAGCATTGTTGACCGATGATGTCTCTGCGCTAAACCAGATGGTCAAAGCCATCTCGAGCGCGGTGCAATGGGCACAGGTGGACATTATGGACGGCCAGTTCGTACCGTCGAAGAGCATCGGCTGGCAGGAAATAAAGGCGGCTAAACCAAAATTCGATTGGGAAGCCCACCTCATGGTGAAGGAACCGGAGTCCTATTTTTCAGGATTTAAATCGGCGCGCGCCCGCCGGATTATTTTCCATTTTGAAGCGGTGACCGACCCAAAAGTCACAATTGATACGGCCAGAAAACTGGACCTCGATATCGGAATGGCGCTGAATCCGGGTACCCCGGTTTCGGCCGTCGCGGAGTACCTGCCGCTTCTCGACAGCATCTTGATAATGTCGGTGATACCCGGTTTTTATGGGTCGAAGTTTATTCCGGAAGTGCTCGATAAAGTAGGCGAGATCAGAGCGATCAGACCCGAAATCCCAATCGGTATCGACGGCGGAATCAAGGAGAGCAATATCCTGGAAGTCGCGGCCAGCGGAGTTGGTGATATATGCGTAGGGTCGGGGATATTCCTCAGCGCCGATCCTGCGGCTTCCTGGCGGCATCTTCAGACGCTTGTCGATGCAGTTGATGCCTGAGGAACGCTAGAGATTCCTCAAGGCGGAACGCTCGATCTCGATTATCTTTTCCAGGCGCCGGCGGTAACGGGGCTCATCGCGAAAAGAGGCGCACAAGAAAGCTCGCGAGATTTCCAGAGCAAGCGACAACCCCAAAACCCTGGCTCCCAGACACAGCACGTTCATGTTGTCGTCCTCGACCGCCTGACGGGCTGAATACGTGTCATGGCAGACTGAAGCCCGGATGCCGGGTATCTTGTTTGCCGCGATGCAAGCTCCGGCGCCCGAGCCACAGATGAGTATTCCTCTCCTGGTGTTACCTGAGTTGATTTCCCTTGCGACCTTTTCGGCGTAGTCCGGATAATCGTCATCCTGGAGGAATTCGTGCGCGCCGAGGTCGATGACCTTGTGTCCATCACCCTGAAGCAAAGGCACGAGCATTTGCTTCAACGCAAAGCCACCGTGGTCGGCGGCGATAACGACGTTAGGCATCGGATTGTCCTGACAGTTTTAATGCTGCTTCAACAACGTCAGCAGCGGTAAACCCCATTTGCTCCATTACCACGTTGCCAGGCGCCGAGGCGCCGTAGTGGTCCAAGCCGATGATAACGCCGCGGCACCCGGCGTAACGTTCCCATCCGATAGACCGCCCTGCCTCTATGGTCACCCGGCGCCAAGTTTGGGGAGGCAGCACTTCAAGTTTGTATTCTTCAGATTGGGCTTCGAAAACCTCCCATGACGGGAGCGACACGACCCGAGAAGAAATCCCCATCTCTTTGAGTTTCTTGCCCGCCTCCAGAGCCGGATGAACCTCTGAACCAGTTCCGATGATTATCACTGTTGGTTTGGCGTCGGCTTGCCAAAGGATATAGCCTCCCCGGCGCGTTAGGCTGGCGTTGCTCATGCCGGAGCGGTCGATAGGCGGCAATTTTTGGCGGGTGAGCACTAGCGCTGTCGGACCGTTGTGACGCTCGATTGCCATTTCCCAGGAAACCGCGGTTTCGGCGGCGTCCGCCGGGCGCAGCGTCACCAGGTTGGGAACCGATCTGAGTCCGAGCGCCTGTTCGACCGGTTGATGCGTCGGCCCGTCTTCTCCCAGTCCGATCGAATCGTGAGTGTAAATGAAAATGACCCGTAACTCCTGGAGGGCTGCCAGGCGGACGGAGGGGCGCATGTAGTCATAAAACGCGAGAAATGTCGCGGCATAAGGAATGATCCCGCCGTGCAGCGCAATGCCATTGGAAATGGCGCCCATGGCATGCTCGCGAACGCCAAACTGGAGGTTCCGGCCGGACCGGTTTTCGGCCCCGAAAAGGGTATCGAAATCGAGGACCGTCTTTGTGGAGGGAGCCAAGTCCCCGGAACCACCGATGAGGTTTTCAACCTTTTTGCCGATGACGTTCATTACCTTGCCGGAAGCCTCGCGGGTTGCCAGGGGCTTATCCGTGGATTTGAACATTGCCTCGATGCCCTCATTCCATCCTTCAGGCAATTTGCCATCAATGAAAGACTTAAACTTTGCCGCTTCCTCCGGATAGACGGCTCTGTACGCGTCGAAGCTACTTTGCCATTGTGCCTGCCTCGATTTTCCGGCATCGACAGCGGACATGTTTCGCCTAACTTCTTCAGGAATGAAAAACGACTCGGTGTAAGGCCAGCCAAGGTTTTTCTTGGCGGCGGCCAATTCGGCTTCGCCCAGTGCTTCACCGTGGGCGGCACCCGAGTTGGCTTTAGTCGGGGCCCCATACCCGATGACAGTCCGACAGATAATGAGTTTCGGTTTTTCTATCTCTGCATGGGCTTCAGCCAATGCGGCTTCAACCTCGTTGATTTCCATGCCGTTGATCGGGCCGATAACGTGCCAGCCGTAAGCCCGGAAGCGAGCGCCGACATCTTCGCTGAAATAATTGGAGGTATTGCCCTCGATGGTGATGTTGTTATCGTCGTAAAGATAAATGATCTTACCCAGCTTGAGCGTACCGGCCAGGGAAGCCGCCTCGGCAGAGACTCCCTCCATTAAATCGCCGTCGGAACAAATGGCATAGGTGCGGTGGTCGACAATAGCACCATCGGGCTTATTGAACTGGGCGGCCAGCCAACTCTCGGCGATAGCCATGCCGATGCCGTTGGCGAAACCCTGTCCCAGCGGACCTGTTGTCGCTTCCACACCGGGTGTCAGACCATGCTCCGGGTGCCCCGGCGTTTTCGAATCCCATTGCCGGAACTGTTTGATTTCATCCATGGAAAGGTCGTAACCGGTAAGATGGAGAAGTGAATAGAGAAGGGCTGAGGCGTGTCCGGCGGAGAGAATGAACCGATCCCGGTCGCACCATTCAGGATCTGAGGGATTGTGCTTGAGATACTTTTGCCATAGGACGTAGGCCATGACCGCGGCGCCCATGGGCGCTCCCGGGTGTCCCGAGACCGCTTTTTGCACCATGTCAGCGGAAAGGAAACGTATGGTGTTTATCGACAACTGGTCCAGGGAACTGTTATTCATGATTTTCCTTTACGGTTGATCGATATTTATGGAGCCCGAAAAAATTATAACGCCAACGAACTAAACACGGTAACCCAAACCAGCCTGGGGGCTAGTCGGGGTTGGGAGTGCCGTCCGGATTGTGCAGTTCCATGAGACGGGTGTACTGGGGTAGCAGGGTTTCCTTATAAAGGTCTTCCAGTTTGGTGAGCAGGTTCTCAGGATCGGTGTCGTAAGTCACGATAGCGCCGGTGTTTTTGTTTATCATCCGGATGATATCCGACAGATGATCGGTGATGCCGCCGGTGCCTTTAAGAATACCGATGATCTTGCCTTCATCGAAGGCAATGGAGAATTCGCCGAGAGTCCCCGAACGGCCGCCGGCAAAGATGACGACATCGCACGACCGGATGTTTTCAATCTCGCGGCCCATGAGACCGCTGCCGGTGAACACAATGGCCCGGTAGCCCCTGGTGGGGGACAGGTATTTGGTGACATGTTCTTCGAGGTTAAGCGCCGGCGAGACGCCGACCACGATGCCGTCAGATTCAAACGCGCCGAGAACCGTTTCATGGGGCATGCCTGGCGCCGCCCCGGTAATCAGGACGTAACCGCGCCGTGCGATGCAGCGCCCCAACTCCCGCAGCTTTGCTTTGATTTCCTCGGCGATGAAACCGCCCGCGGAACCCATAATACCGACTGTCATGACCGGGAAAGGATATTTATGAGCGTCCAGGGTAACGGCGCAGCTTTTCGTTTCCATAAAACCTCAACGAGCAAGTGAGAGTATTTTACAGAAATCTGGAAGAACAAGCCAACGAACCGTCATTTCGAAGCCCAACGCCCGGTCTCAGGTCAGCTGAGAACTATTCGGTCAGCTTTACAGCTTCGGTGATAACTTGCCGGGCCTTTTTGAAGGCGTTAACCACTGCTGGATCGAACTGACTTCCGGCGCAACGCTCGATTTCACAAGTCGCGAAATCCACTGTCATAGCGGTGCGATAAGGCCTGGCTGAGGTCATGGCATCGAAGGTGTCGGCCAATGCCAGAATGCGGGCGCCCAGCGGTATGCCTTCCCCTACCAGCCTGTCCGGGTAGCCTTGCCCGTCCCAGCGTTCATGGTGATTGCGGACCATGGCGAGGACGGCTTCGTCTTCGACAACCGGCTGCAGGATACGTTCCCCGACGGCCGGATGGCGTTCCATTTCAGCCCGCTCCTCGGGGTCGAGAGCGCCTGGTTTGTGCAAGATGGTGCTATCGATGCCGATCTTACCGATATCGTGGACCTTGCCCGCCAGCCGGAGACGCTCCATTTCGGCCTGGGGCAGCTCCAGTTCGATGCCGATACCGACGGCTATCTCTGAAACGCGCTCGGAGTGGCCCGCGGTGTAACCGTCCTTAGCGTCAAGGGCGTAGGCCAGGGAAGTGATGGCATTAAAAAACGAAGACCGGATTTTTTGAGCCTGGTATTCCACTTTGGTTTCAAGGTCGTGGCGATATTCGCGATTTTCCAGTTGAAGGCGGCGTTTATCCAGGGCGCGCCAGATAGAGAACAAGACCTCATCGAGTTTGAACGGTTTTGTCAGGTAGTCATAGGCGCCCTGTTTCATGCATTCGATCGCTGTTGCAGTTTCGGTCACGGCCGTGGCAATGATCATGGCTGTATCCGGATACAGGTTCTTCACATCGCCTAGCAGTTCCATGCCGGTCCTGCCGGGCATTTTCATATCTGAAACGATCAGGGCAATATCCGCATTGCGTTTAAGAACGTCAAGGGCTTCATCGGCACTGCCGGCTTCGAGACAGGCGTAGCCCTCGATGGCCAGCTTCTGGTGCAACAGTCGCCTTACTATCGGTTCGTCATCGACCACCAGTACAGTCTCTTTGGCTTTGGTGCTTTCCATCCTACAAACCCGCAACAGCTTTTTGAATTTTTTCTAATAGTTCTGCCGGGGCGAAAGGCTTGGGCAGGGTGATGCGCCCAGTTCCGGCCAGGAATCTGGCAGTCTCTCCGGAAGCTACGTCTCCAGTCGTGAAAATGACGCCTTTTGACAGGGGCGAATCGTGTTCGAGAATCCAGGAATAAAGCTGTTCACCGTTCATGTTCGGTGTCCTGACGTCTATCAGACACAGGTTGAATTTTTCGACAGACAATTGCCGGATGGCCTCTTTACCATCTGCCGCCAGGGCGACGTGGAAACCTCTGGGTGTAAGCACCCGCAGGCATACTTGAGCAATCGCGGGCTCGTCTTCAACCACCAGAACTTTTATCGCCGGGTTTTGGTTTTCGAGAATGAGCGGTTGTTCCAACTATCCTGCTCTATTAAGATTCGTATTAAAATAACACAAGATGACATAATAGGCAACAATCCCGAATAAGAATATAGTACTGTTCACCTAATCAATTTTTATCTGCAACAACCTGCCTAGCGTTCCGAAGGATGTTAGCCAGTCTTTGAAGGCCGGTTTGTCCTTGCGCCCGATGTAGATGTTTTGGAAAATGGCGAAATAAAGGTTTTGGACTCGCCACAGGTTGGGGAATAATACAAAATCGTTAAACAACTCGAGCAATCCGATGGCTCTGGTCATTTCCTCCGGATCATCGGGAGCATCGATAAGCGCCAGTAAAATGTTCTCCAGCTGCCCTGACAGGTAATACGAAACAGTCTCGCGTTCCGGTGAAATGCCCCACAACTTCATTTCATTCAACAGGGCTTCGATAGTCTCAAGGTCGGGGACGTCGGCCTGGAGGGCATTTTTAAGGTCCATTCTGAGCACGAATTCCGCCGATGTTATGAACTGGGGCGGAGCTGTTTGTCCCAGAGAGTGCAGGAAGCGCATTGTTTCACGATGCCTTGAATAGATCGTCCGGTAGGCGGTTTCCGCTTCTTTCAAGGTGCCTGCAATGATACCGTCGACGATAATCGTGCGCTCATCTCCGAAAAGATGGCGTAAATCGAAAATGTGTCCGCCGAACCGGTTGTCCAGGAATTCACGGCAACCGGCGCAGTCTGTCGGGACGGCGAACGATTTCAATTCGGATAGCAAATCAGCATAAACTTCAGGTGATTTGTATGGTTCCAAACCGACGGCAACCTGGTGGTCTCCCCAGAGCATGGCCCCAAAAATGAACCGTTGTGTCTCCAGGGTCACCGTTGAAGATATCTCTATGTCTCCGGACGAGATGCGCTGCCTGTCATCCCCAAATTGTTTTAGATCATTGATGGTCGCCGAAAAAGTGTAAAGTCCGGGTTCAGACAGTGATCCCTTGAATAACGTACTGATGGCAACATTCGCCGCCGCATCCTTGAGATCGCAGATCAGAGGCCGGACCTCCCGTTCAAAAATATCCCAACCGCTTCCGATAGACCGGTCATTGCTCTGGGCGGTCTCCAAGATATTCAAAAACTTTTTTTCAGGGGTTTTAGAAAACAGCTGATTTGCCAGTTGTAAGACTCGACCGGCTTGCTTCATCACCAGTATCGATTCAAGGCCGCCGATGTCGTCGAAAAACCAACCGCAGCTGGTGTAAATAGCCATCAGGTGTCGCTGGAGTTCCATCAATCTCAGGACCCGCACTTTTTCAGAGGATGATAGTTCCTTCAAGCTGTATTGCTTCAAAAAAGCATCGACCACGCCCGGGTTTCGATCAGCGATAACCTCTTGATAGGCATTCCGAGCCGCCCACGGGTCGGCCAGGAACTGCCCGGCATCCTTTTCAAACATGGGGTTCAGGCTGTCCCGAAGCAGGTCCATGGCTTTTCTTAAAGGCTCGCGCCAATGCTGATTCCAGTCCGGGTGGAACCCCGTTGAACAGCAGCAACCGCTTCGCCACCGCTCCACACCGTGTTCGCAACTCCACGACGAGTTTTCGATAATTTCCACTTCTGCGGCAGGAGGATGATTTTCGAGGTATTCGGCCATATTGGTGATTTTAATGCCAAGTCCGCTTAGCTTATCGAAGGCATAAGCCAGAGCCATTTCGCCGAAACGGCGGTGGTGGCCATATGTTTCGCCATCGGTGGCGATGGTGATCAGGGCGGGAACTGAACCTTTACCGTAGGCTTCCAGGATACGGTTGGCAAGCAGATCGCCGTTTTGGAGCAACGATCCGAAGGCTACACCTTTGGATAACTCGGGGTGATAGAAGAAAATCGACATTGAACGCCCCGACGGCATACGGCAAATATAAGGCTGGTTGGTGTCGATAACGCCCCTGGCAGGATGCCATGAGCCCCGCGGGTCTTTCACCCGGGAAGCTTGATGCGGAGCGAGCACGGTGAACTTGATACCATGGCTTGACATAATATCCAGGGTTTCAAGATCCACCGCCGTTTCCGGGAGCCACATGCCTTCCGGTTGCCGCCCGAAACGGCGCCTAAAGTCGGAGACGCCCCAGATGACCTGGGTCTCCTTATCGGGGCGGCTAGCCAGAGGCATGATAATGTGGTTATAAGCCTGCGCAAGGGCTGAACCGTGACCCGAATATTCGGGGGCGTTCTCACGGTCAGAATCTGTGATTGCCGTGTAAACTTCCGGGTGATTGGCTTCAAGCCACGTTAAGAGCGTAGGCCCGAAATTGAAGGAGAACCTCGAATAATTGTTCACGATCGAAACAATCTGATTCGATCCGTCGAGGATCCGGGCTGCAAGGTTGACCGCATAACACTCGTCGGTAACGCGTTCGTTCCAGTCATGGTATGGAGCCGCCGATTTTTCTGTCTCCACGGCTTCCAGCCAGGGATTTTCCCGAGGCGGTTGATAGAAATGACCGTGGACGCATAGGTACCTGGCAGGTGAATCAACCAATGTCAATACCTGCCTTCAGCGTCCCAAGTCTTCGAGACATCATATCCGGGACATTACTTCGTTTTCTCAAAGCGTCGATTTCTCTCAAGAATGACTCGACTTGCGGATCAACTTCGAGTCGTTCCAAGGACAACGGCGTCCGGCGCCGCCAGTTAGGATGTTGGGCGCACGTACCAGGAATGTTCTGGGCCTTCGTCGAACCACCCAGGTCATCAACGTTGATCAACATAAACTCGACATCGCTCGAAGCCATCACGCGGCAGATGGCTTTGTAAACCTCCATCGGCGAGTGATTTTGAGAAGGAATCAAATTTCGTTGATAAAGGCAATGGGACAGGATTTCTTTACCAACAACTCGCCGTCCGGCTTCGATCTTGGCTCTTTCATCACTGAGAACACCGCACTCCCGTCGCTCCGAGATATCCGTCATTTGCCAGAAGCTGGCGAATGGGTGCATATCGTGAGTGTTGACGGCCGCGACCGCACTGACGGGTATGGTGTCGAGGCAGTTGTCATTGCCAGCCAACATCTCATACTGGGCGATATAACTTCGTTTGAGATTGTGGCGCTGCATTGACCGCCGCACTATGCTTGGCACGAGCCCGAGATCTTCACCAACAATCACTGCATTTGCCCTCAGTGCCTCCAGGCAGAGGATAGCATACATCTCTTCGGCCGCATAACGAACGTAGACGCCCTCTTTGGCGCCGGTCCCCTCGGGGATCCAATAGAGGCGGTGCAGGCTCATGACGTGATCCAGCCTCAACATGCCCGCCACCCTGAGGTGATGCCGAACGACGTCTATGAAGTAACGGTATCCGGTCTCTCTCTGACGTTCCGGATGGGGAGGGGGAAAACCCCAGTCCTGACCACCCGGGAAAGCGGCGTCGGGCGGCGCGCCGACGCTTGAGCCAAAGGCAAATATCCCCTGGTTTTTCCAGACGTCATAGCCCTCCGGATTGCACCCCAGCGGCAGGTCAAGGTAAAGAGTTTGTCCATTCTGCTTCGATGTATCCGCGACATCGCGGATTTGCTCCCATGCTATAAATTGGGCGTATAAGTGGTAATGCTCTATCGTGGGATCGATCGCCCAGGCGTCCAGAGAACCATCCCGGATCTCATCCGGCCACTCCCACCAGGAACTTTTATGCTTTTCGGAGACCGCACGGAACCGGGCGTATTCTTCGATCTCGGGGCACTCCTGGAGGAATTGCGTGAACAATTCGCGTCTTGATTCCGATTGGGGTCTTTTGAAAAAACACTCGGCTAAAATCTCAAGGACGCTACGTTTCAAATCAGCCAGCCGGGCATAGTCCACCATGGTTTCGCCCCGCTGTTCTGCAAGCGCATTCCGGAATTCATCTGTGTCCACGAAGGCCTGAGCCTCTGGGCAATGAACCAATTCAGGCACAGCAGCGACATCGATGAAAAATTCGTTCCAGAACAGGCGGCTGGCGGGAGAGTAGGGACTAAGATTGAAATGTTCTCTGTATAAGGCAGGCAACAGCGGGAGCGTCGCGGTGAAGCCGCTGCCAAGCAGGGTGCTCCACCTGGCTAATTTGTTAAAATCGGAATAGTCGCCCGCGCCCCAATTGTTTTTTGAGTGAAGGGCGTAAACCGGGCAGAAAAGCCCCCACTTCCGACGTTTTCCAGAGTATTCAGGCGCTTTTCGCGGCGCGGAGATTATGGTCGCCGAAACCGTTTCCTCCGGCAGAATAAGGGATAGACGGTGATAACCGAAGGGCAAGCGCTGCCTCAAAGGAAGGCTCAAAAAATGGAAGGTATTCTCGGTTTTGTCTTTTGTCTGCATCTCGAATCGAGAAAGCTCAGTCCAACTAAACCTTCGGATTTGAGCGTTTTCCAATTCCAGCACCAGCCCGACGGTTGCGGGTAAAGGGTGGTGCAGCCGGATCCGCAGGATCGGCAGCCTGCCTTCCCACGCTAATATAACTGGTTCGATGATTCTCCGGGACCTTTTTGATTTAAGCTCGTTGAGCGCGCTGGCAAAATTCGTTTCTCCCGCTACGGGAATTCCCAAAGCACCCACAACCGCCAGCAAGGTTTGGGTAGAGGCGTTCCGGACCCGGCCGCCCATGTCCCGATAAGACACCTGGACACCGCAAGCCCTGGCCAGTTCTTTGAGCTTGTTATCTTGCCGGCCTTTTCTCAATAAGCTTCCCCCGTTTAACTGTCATGCCAGAATGATTATAACTGCTGGAAAGCTTGACTTGCCATCTGGTGGCACGGATAATGGAAAAAGAGCTGCCGATATCTTCCCTCGAGGTAATATATGGATAAGGTTCAATTAGCGTCCCGCCTGCCGGGACGCTTATCACGTCTAGCGGATCTCTCGGCCAACCTATGGTGGAGTTGGACCATTCAAGCTAGAGAGCTTTTTGAATCTATTGACGGACGGCTCTGGCGTTCGTCCGGGCACAACCCCGTACGGCTCCTCATCGAGGTTGAAACAAGGCGCCTCGAAAGCCTGGCGGTAGATGAAGAATTTCTCAACAAATTCGATTCGGTCATGAAACTCTACGATAGGCGTATGTCAGACGGAGACAACTGGTTGACAAAGACCTACCCGGGGATTTTCAACAATCCGGTGGCCTACTTTTCGATGGAGTTTGCCGTCCATAACTCCTTGCCTATGTACGCTGGAGGCCTGGGGGTACTCGCCGGCGATATTTGCAAAGAAGCATCGGATCTCGGCCTCCCGTTTGTAGGGGTGGGTTTCATGTACCCCGAGGGTTATTTCCATCAGCGAATCAGCGAAGACGGCTGGCAAATCGAACATTACCGGCAACTCGATTTCGATTTAGCACCGATCTCCAGGGTCACCCGGTCGGACGGTAGTCGTTTCCTGCTCAGTTTACTCGTTGGAAACAAGAACGTGTTTCTGACCGCCTGGGAGGTCAAGGTAGGTCGGGGGGTGTTGTACCTGCTTGATACTAATGTTCCGGAGAACGAACCGGGTGACCGGGAACTATCAGCCAGGCTCTACAGCGCCGGCAGAGAGATCCGCTTGCAACAGGAATACCTGCTCGGCATCGGCGGTGTAAGACTGTTGCGAACCCTCGGAATAACCCCGGTCGCCTGGCATTGTAATGAAGGCCATACTTCGTTCCTGCTGCTCGAATTATTGAGGGAACATTTGACCGCCGGAGACAATCTCGAATCCGCCATCGGTAAGGTACGTGATCAAGCGGTGTTTACCACCCACACTCCGGTCCCCGCGGGACATGACACCTTTGACCCTGCCCTGATCGATAGGTATTTTTGCTGTTATTGGGAAAGCCTCAAAATCGAACGGGACCAGTTTATGGCACTAGGCCAAGCCAGCAGAGAAGAGCACTTCAACATGACGGTTCTGGGTCTCAAACTGTCCCGCCGCGCCAACGCGGTCAGCCGTCTCCACGGTGAAGTGTCCCGGCGGATGTGGCGGCGGTTGTACGGTGCGACGCCCGAATCCGCGGTACCCATCGGCCATATAACCAATGGCATTCACGTTCCGACCTGGGAAACGCCACCGATGACCAAGGCGTTTGAGAAGTATATCGGTGAAGACTGGTATGAACATCGTCACGAGATTGGTTTTCGCGATTTGCTTAACAAAGTCCCGGACGAGGTTTTGTGGCAGGTGCACCAGTTCAGGAAACAGCGTCTCATTCATTTGATTACCGAACGCTCCAGGCAGGAATGGAGCAATGCCGAAGTATCCAGCCGTAGATTGGTTGCTCTTGGCGCCCTGATGGACCCGGACGTCCTGACCATAGGTTTCGTCAGGCGCTTTGTGGAGTACAAACGGCCGTCGCTCCTCTTCCGGGACGTCGAGAGGTTAAAAAAGATTGTCCGCAATTGGCAGCGGCCGGTACAGTTCATATTCGCCGGAAAATCCCACCCCGCCGATTTCATGGCCAAGGAATTGATCCACCGCGTATACACGCAAGCGACAGACCGGGAGTTCGAAGGCAGGGTGTGCTTTATTGAAGATTACGACCTGCACCTGGCCAGATACCTGGTTTCCGGAGTGGATGTTTGGCTCAACAATCCGC
This is a stretch of genomic DNA from Dehalogenimonas etheniformans. It encodes these proteins:
- the malQ gene encoding 4-alpha-glucanotransferase, which codes for MRKGRQDNKLKELARACGVQVSYRDMGGRVRNASTQTLLAVVGALGIPVAGETNFASALNELKSKRSRRIIEPVILAWEGRLPILRIRLHHPLPATVGLVLELENAQIRRFSWTELSRFEMQTKDKTENTFHFLSLPLRQRLPFGYHRLSLILPEETVSATIISAPRKAPEYSGKRRKWGLFCPVYALHSKNNWGAGDYSDFNKLARWSTLLGSGFTATLPLLPALYREHFNLSPYSPASRLFWNEFFIDVAAVPELVHCPEAQAFVDTDEFRNALAEQRGETMVDYARLADLKRSVLEILAECFFKRPQSESRRELFTQFLQECPEIEEYARFRAVSEKHKSSWWEWPDEIRDGSLDAWAIDPTIEHYHLYAQFIAWEQIRDVADTSKQNGQTLYLDLPLGCNPEGYDVWKNQGIFAFGSSVGAPPDAAFPGGQDWGFPPPHPERQRETGYRYFIDVVRHHLRVAGMLRLDHVMSLHRLYWIPEGTGAKEGVYVRYAAEEMYAILCLEALRANAVIVGEDLGLVPSIVRRSMQRHNLKRSYIAQYEMLAGNDNCLDTIPVSAVAAVNTHDMHPFASFWQMTDISERRECGVLSDERAKIEAGRRVVGKEILSHCLYQRNLIPSQNHSPMEVYKAICRVMASSDVEFMLINVDDLGGSTKAQNIPGTCAQHPNWRRRTPLSLERLEVDPQVESFLREIDALRKRSNVPDMMSRRLGTLKAGIDIG
- the glgP gene encoding alpha-glucan family phosphorylase — encoded protein: MDKVQLASRLPGRLSRLADLSANLWWSWTIQARELFESIDGRLWRSSGHNPVRLLIEVETRRLESLAVDEEFLNKFDSVMKLYDRRMSDGDNWLTKTYPGIFNNPVAYFSMEFAVHNSLPMYAGGLGVLAGDICKEASDLGLPFVGVGFMYPEGYFHQRISEDGWQIEHYRQLDFDLAPISRVTRSDGSRFLLSLLVGNKNVFLTAWEVKVGRGVLYLLDTNVPENEPGDRELSARLYSAGREIRLQQEYLLGIGGVRLLRTLGITPVAWHCNEGHTSFLLLELLREHLTAGDNLESAIGKVRDQAVFTTHTPVPAGHDTFDPALIDRYFCCYWESLKIERDQFMALGQASREEHFNMTVLGLKLSRRANAVSRLHGEVSRRMWRRLYGATPESAVPIGHITNGIHVPTWETPPMTKAFEKYIGEDWYEHRHEIGFRDLLNKVPDEVLWQVHQFRKQRLIHLITERSRQEWSNAEVSSRRLVALGALMDPDVLTIGFVRRFVEYKRPSLLFRDVERLKKIVRNWQRPVQFIFAGKSHPADFMAKELIHRVYTQATDREFEGRVCFIEDYDLHLARYLVSGVDVWLNNPRRLLEASGTSGMKAGINGVPNASILDGWWQEGYNRKDGWAIGSEEKPDNPVDEDTRDAAELYQLLEEQIVPMYYDRDVGDIPRRWLKVSREAIASTVWEFSASRMMVEYVEQMYLPIARSALKK